The proteins below are encoded in one region of Segatella copri:
- a CDS encoding HIT family protein has translation MASIFSKIAAGEIPSYKCAESDKFYAFLDISPIGKGHTLVIPRKEVDYIFDMEDEDLAEFEVFAKKVAKAIKAAFPCKKVAQVVLGLEVPHAHIHLIPMNSEADVNFRKEHLKLTEEEFKEIADKIYTEFKKL, from the coding sequence ATGGCAAGCATTTTTTCAAAGATTGCAGCAGGAGAGATTCCTAGCTACAAGTGTGCAGAAAGCGACAAGTTCTATGCTTTCCTCGACATTAGCCCTATCGGCAAAGGTCATACTTTGGTAATTCCCCGTAAGGAGGTTGATTACATCTTCGATATGGAAGACGAAGACCTGGCTGAGTTTGAGGTTTTCGCCAAGAAGGTAGCCAAGGCTATCAAGGCAGCCTTCCCATGCAAGAAAGTGGCGCAGGTTGTTTTGGGTCTGGAGGTTCCTCATGCCCATATCCACCTCATCCCAATGAACAGCGAAGCTGATGTAAACTTCCGCAAGGAGCATCTCAAACTCACAGAGGAAGAGTTCAAGGAAATTGCTGATAAGATTTATACAGAATTCAAGAAACTTTAA
- the greA gene encoding transcription elongation factor GreA, protein MAYMSQEGYDKLVAELKQLVSVERPKASAAIAEARDKGDLSENSEYDAAKEAQAHLEDKINRLKLTIAEAKIIDTKQLSTDSVQIMSKVEMTNMANKAKMTYTIVSESEANLKEGKISIKTPIAQGLLNKKVGEIAEIKIPRGTINLRIDKISFE, encoded by the coding sequence ATGGCTTACATGTCACAAGAAGGCTACGACAAACTCGTAGCTGAGCTGAAACAGCTCGTATCTGTAGAGCGCCCTAAGGCATCAGCCGCAATTGCTGAAGCCCGCGACAAGGGTGATTTAAGTGAGAATTCTGAGTATGATGCCGCTAAAGAGGCACAGGCTCATCTGGAAGATAAGATCAATCGCCTGAAGCTCACCATTGCCGAGGCCAAGATTATCGATACCAAGCAACTCAGCACCGACAGCGTGCAGATTATGTCGAAGGTAGAGATGACCAACATGGCTAACAAGGCAAAGATGACTTATACCATCGTGAGCGAGAGCGAGGCAAACTTGAAGGAAGGCAAGATTTCCATCAAGACTCCTATCGCACAGGGATTGCTCAACAAGAAGGTAGGTGAGATTGCAGAAATCAAGATTCCTCGCGGCACCATCAATCTTCGCATCGACAAGATTTCATTTGAATAA
- a CDS encoding DEAD/DEAH box helicase, with amino-acid sequence MNQNNISAAELFLRVRELLILPELEPKTRNKMMHDTLILCCHEGVKETKQAFGNLFSQVDYLCKAHGIKVADKIAIQTMRRHSNSQEPLSSEDLKYDARALAIFISAVFGVDVPHELNVLIPHTNRPYQKGLEINNRRIRCIVKNWDSDFIRVDIDQDADEEEYLVQLKDEENHIDHTYLWDILKEGMQLNLLDCQVKQPVITPRLIVVEPDYLVDISSIATCFTAFGHHPLLYLLNQMKPRANTQATLLGNFAGAALDDIINTNGKYQMNETIKTNFREKALEFCTCPWFDAKKFYTDANQQAFNLQQVVDILFPRTASQAQMSAFRGESLYNRKKAILEPSFVCEALGIQGRVDLMTTDCKLLVEQKSGRNMNIETHQVDPGYHSYQLEPHYVQLLLYYGVLQHNFKLSNDRVNIRLLYSKYQPQDGLMVVAYYQKLFKEAIEYRNQLVAASFEIAKEGFEHALNEFTPDVLNVAGTQDFFYNKYLKPQIEAITSPLHNLSPIEEAYFCRMMTFVLREQMISKVGAQEGTNTSSSDLWTMPLAEKKDAGNIYTDLHIIRKEQSSAGSGYDTITLSVPDQGKDFLPNFRIGDMVYLYTYKLKEEPDVRKAILYKGVLQEIHSDEIVVHLTDGQQNADIFEMNLPYAIEHGTSDASTGGSIRNLHQFICAPKEKRDLLLGQRAPQRNASLTLTRHYDDVLDDIILRAKQAQDYFLLVGPPGTGKTSRALKFMVEEALNDGTGMPTAESIASGGKTAQQPASSILLMSYTNRAVDEICEMLVDSGIPFLRLGSEYSCDERFRPYLIEKAISDCPKLEAIKQYIIGTRVIVGTTSMMTSKPFIFSLKHFKLAIIDESSQILEPNLIGLLSAVDKFILIGDYKQLPAVVQQSEQDSGIPTINDSQKGGVIDMSILQNICLTNCRNSLFERLIHWEDHEERSEFIGILRRQGRMHPEIAEFPNRMFYRREKLEPVPCPHQLETELSYTLPSEDALDDLLKEHRMIFLPSKFCKEPNVSDKINANEAAIVVDLLRRIHRFYGERFDAKKTVGVIVPYRNQIAMVRKGIEKLGIPELEKISIDTVERYQGSQRDVIIYSFTIQNIWQLDFLAGNSFVEDGAIIDRKLNVAITRARKQMIMTGNPEILRNNQIFSELMNYVKEKGGYF; translated from the coding sequence ATGAATCAAAACAATATCAGCGCCGCAGAACTCTTCCTTAGGGTAAGAGAACTTTTGATACTCCCCGAACTGGAGCCGAAGACACGCAACAAGATGATGCACGATACGCTCATCCTCTGCTGCCACGAAGGAGTGAAGGAAACGAAACAGGCTTTCGGTAACCTTTTCTCCCAGGTGGATTATCTCTGTAAGGCTCACGGCATCAAGGTGGCAGACAAGATTGCCATCCAGACCATGCGCCGGCACAGTAATTCGCAGGAACCACTCTCAAGCGAAGATTTGAAATATGATGCACGTGCCCTAGCCATCTTCATCTCTGCCGTATTCGGAGTGGATGTTCCCCACGAGCTGAACGTGCTCATTCCCCATACCAACCGCCCTTATCAGAAAGGACTGGAAATCAACAACCGCCGCATCCGCTGCATCGTGAAGAACTGGGACAGCGATTTCATCCGCGTGGATATTGACCAAGATGCTGACGAAGAGGAATATCTCGTTCAACTGAAAGACGAAGAAAACCATATCGACCATACCTACCTCTGGGATATCCTGAAGGAAGGTATGCAGCTCAACCTGCTCGACTGTCAGGTAAAGCAGCCCGTCATCACCCCCCGACTCATCGTGGTGGAACCCGATTATCTGGTAGATATCAGTAGTATTGCCACCTGCTTCACGGCTTTCGGTCATCATCCCCTGCTCTATCTGCTGAACCAGATGAAACCCCGCGCCAACACCCAGGCTACCCTGCTCGGTAACTTTGCCGGTGCTGCGCTGGATGACATCATCAATACAAACGGCAAATACCAGATGAACGAAACCATAAAGACGAATTTCAGGGAGAAAGCCCTGGAGTTCTGCACCTGTCCCTGGTTTGATGCCAAGAAATTCTATACCGATGCCAACCAGCAGGCATTCAATCTGCAGCAGGTAGTGGATATTCTCTTTCCCCGCACCGCATCGCAGGCACAGATGTCAGCCTTCCGTGGCGAAAGTCTTTACAACAGGAAGAAAGCCATCCTCGAACCTTCGTTCGTCTGCGAAGCACTCGGCATACAGGGACGTGTGGACCTGATGACCACCGACTGCAAACTGCTGGTGGAGCAGAAATCGGGACGCAACATGAATATCGAAACCCATCAGGTAGATCCGGGTTATCACAGTTATCAGCTGGAGCCCCACTATGTACAGCTGCTGCTCTACTATGGCGTATTGCAGCACAACTTCAAGCTGAGCAACGACCGCGTGAATATCCGTCTGCTCTACTCCAAGTATCAGCCGCAAGACGGACTGATGGTGGTAGCTTACTACCAAAAGCTCTTCAAGGAGGCCATCGAATACCGCAACCAGCTGGTAGCCGCTTCCTTCGAGATAGCCAAGGAGGGATTCGAGCATGCACTTAACGAGTTTACACCCGATGTACTCAATGTAGCAGGCACGCAGGATTTCTTCTACAACAAGTATCTGAAGCCGCAGATAGAAGCCATCACCAGTCCGCTCCACAACCTCTCCCCAATAGAAGAGGCCTACTTCTGCCGCATGATGACCTTCGTGTTGCGGGAACAGATGATCAGCAAGGTGGGCGCACAGGAAGGAACGAACACATCCAGTTCCGACCTCTGGACCATGCCACTCGCCGAAAAGAAAGATGCCGGCAATATCTATACCGACCTGCACATCATCCGAAAGGAACAGAGCAGCGCAGGAAGCGGATATGATACCATCACCCTGAGTGTGCCCGACCAGGGAAAGGACTTCCTGCCCAACTTCCGTATCGGCGACATGGTGTATCTCTATACCTACAAGCTGAAGGAAGAACCCGACGTAAGAAAGGCTATATTATATAAAGGTGTACTGCAGGAGATTCACAGCGATGAGATTGTGGTGCATCTCACCGACGGACAGCAGAATGCCGATATCTTCGAGATGAATCTGCCTTACGCCATAGAACATGGAACGAGCGATGCATCGACAGGCGGAAGCATACGTAACCTGCACCAGTTTATCTGTGCACCCAAGGAGAAACGCGACCTGCTGTTAGGGCAGCGTGCCCCGCAAAGAAACGCCTCGCTTACATTGACCAGACATTACGATGATGTACTGGACGACATCATTCTCCGTGCCAAGCAGGCACAGGATTACTTCCTGCTCGTGGGACCTCCGGGAACAGGAAAGACCAGTCGTGCCCTGAAGTTTATGGTAGAAGAAGCATTGAACGACGGAACGGGAATGCCAACAGCAGAAAGCATCGCCTCGGGAGGCAAGACGGCTCAGCAGCCCGCTTCCTCCATTCTCCTGATGAGCTATACCAACCGAGCCGTAGATGAAATCTGCGAGATGCTGGTAGATTCGGGCATTCCATTCCTTCGCCTCGGCAGCGAGTACTCCTGCGATGAGCGGTTCCGCCCTTATCTGATAGAGAAAGCCATCAGCGACTGTCCGAAGCTCGAAGCCATCAAACAATATATAATAGGAACGCGTGTAATCGTGGGCACCACTTCGATGATGACCTCCAAGCCGTTCATCTTCTCGCTGAAGCACTTCAAGCTTGCCATCATCGACGAGTCGAGCCAGATACTGGAGCCTAATCTCATCGGTCTCCTGTCTGCCGTGGATAAGTTCATCCTCATTGGCGACTACAAGCAGTTGCCAGCCGTGGTGCAGCAGAGCGAGCAGGATTCAGGCATTCCTACCATCAACGACAGTCAGAAAGGTGGCGTCATCGACATGAGCATCCTGCAGAACATCTGTCTTACCAACTGCCGCAACTCCCTCTTCGAACGTCTGATTCATTGGGAAGATCACGAAGAACGCAGCGAATTCATCGGCATTCTGCGCCGCCAAGGAAGAATGCATCCCGAGATTGCAGAGTTTCCTAACCGGATGTTCTACCGTCGGGAGAAACTGGAACCCGTGCCATGTCCACACCAGTTGGAGACGGAGCTGTCATATACTCTCCCATCAGAAGATGCGCTCGACGACCTGCTGAAGGAGCACCGCATGATATTCCTCCCATCCAAATTCTGCAAGGAACCGAATGTATCTGATAAGATCAATGCCAACGAGGCAGCAATCGTTGTAGACCTGCTTCGCCGCATCCACCGCTTCTATGGAGAGCGTTTCGATGCCAAGAAGACGGTAGGCGTCATCGTTCCTTACCGCAACCAGATAGCCATGGTGCGCAAAGGCATCGAAAAGCTCGGTATTCCGGAACTGGAGAAAATCAGTATCGATACCGTAGAGCGGTACCAGGGCAGCCAGCGAGATGTCATCATCTACAGTTTCACCATCCAGAACATCTGGCAGCTCGACTTCCTTGCAGGCAACAGTTTCGTAGAAGACGGCGCCATCATCGACCGCAAGCTGAACGTAGCCATCACCCGTGCCCGAAAGCAGATGATTATGACAGGCAACCCGGAGATATTGCGCAATAATCAGATTTTTAGCGAATTAATGAACTATGTGAAGGAAAAAGGAGGATATTTTTAA
- a CDS encoding nucleoside deaminase: MTKEELMHRAIELSKNSVKTGGGPFGAVIAKDGIIIAEASNSVTIDLDPTAHAEVNCIRQATRKLKTFNLEGCEIYTSCEPCPMCLGAIYWAHLDRIYYANDRKDAAKIGFDDEFIYEEIDRKIEDRHKPMIALMRDEALGAFRMWEENAEKTEY; the protein is encoded by the coding sequence ATGACAAAGGAAGAATTGATGCATAGAGCCATTGAACTCTCAAAGAATAGCGTGAAGACGGGTGGCGGACCTTTTGGTGCTGTGATTGCCAAGGACGGTATTATCATCGCTGAGGCTTCCAACAGTGTAACCATCGACCTCGACCCTACGGCTCATGCCGAAGTGAACTGTATCCGACAGGCTACCCGCAAACTGAAGACCTTCAATCTGGAAGGTTGTGAGATCTATACCTCCTGCGAGCCTTGCCCGATGTGCCTGGGTGCCATCTATTGGGCACATCTCGACCGTATCTATTATGCCAACGACCGGAAGGATGCGGCAAAGATAGGTTTCGATGATGAGTTTATCTACGAGGAGATAGACCGCAAGATAGAAGACCGCCACAAGCCGATGATTGCGCTGATGAGAGATGAGGCGCTCGGTGCCTTCCGTATGTGGGAGGAAAATGCGGAAAAGACGGAGTATTAA
- a CDS encoding nucleobase:cation symporter-2 family protein, with translation MEQSIENLYKLDGRVPVGKALPFGLQHVLAMFVSNIAPIMILAGAIGLDSSVSAVLIQNCMVIAGIGTLVQLYPVWRIGSRLPIVMGISFTFLSLAIAIAGAHGMGTLIGAVIIGGLVEGTLGLFAKYWIKLIPPVVAATVVTAIGFSLLPVGANSFAGGQGAADFGSMNNWVVGSVTLLACLLCQIFAKGFLRSLSVLVGLLVGYILALFMGMIDFSGLSGLSIVALPKLLPFTPEFNIGAILSVVAVYLVSATETIGDTSALCNSALKRDPKTKEMGAAVCCDGFVSSVSGLFGCTPITSFSQNVGLAAMSGVVNRFTIAMGAIIMIIGGIFPAIGYVLTTIPQAVLGGCTIMMFGSILFAGFGMMARTGFSQRNMVIVSLSLSVGLGFTSATGMFNIFPEIVRTVFADNCVAVVFLLAVILNLVLPKNLDKA, from the coding sequence ATGGAACAGTCAATAGAAAATCTCTACAAATTAGACGGCAGAGTGCCCGTTGGTAAAGCACTCCCATTTGGCCTTCAGCATGTGCTGGCGATGTTCGTCAGCAATATTGCGCCAATCATGATTCTCGCTGGTGCGATAGGTTTGGACAGTTCGGTGAGCGCCGTGCTTATCCAGAACTGTATGGTCATCGCCGGTATCGGTACCTTGGTGCAGCTTTATCCGGTATGGCGTATCGGTTCACGCCTTCCTATCGTGATGGGTATCTCCTTCACCTTCCTTTCGCTCGCCATCGCCATTGCCGGTGCTCATGGTATGGGTACTTTGATCGGCGCTGTCATCATTGGTGGTCTGGTAGAAGGAACACTCGGACTTTTCGCCAAGTATTGGATCAAGCTCATTCCGCCTGTAGTAGCCGCTACCGTGGTAACAGCCATCGGTTTCTCGCTCCTTCCTGTTGGTGCCAACTCTTTTGCGGGTGGTCAGGGTGCAGCTGATTTCGGTAGCATGAACAACTGGGTTGTGGGTTCTGTCACTTTGCTGGCTTGTCTGCTTTGTCAGATTTTCGCCAAGGGTTTCTTGCGTTCACTCTCTGTATTGGTAGGACTGCTGGTAGGTTACATCCTGGCTCTGTTTATGGGAATGATAGATTTCAGCGGACTTTCTGGTCTCTCTATCGTAGCTTTGCCAAAGCTTCTTCCATTCACTCCTGAATTCAATATCGGTGCTATTCTCTCAGTTGTAGCTGTATATCTGGTTTCTGCCACAGAGACGATTGGTGATACTTCTGCTCTCTGCAACAGTGCGTTGAAGCGTGATCCTAAGACTAAGGAGATGGGTGCGGCAGTCTGCTGCGATGGTTTCGTAAGTTCGGTTTCCGGTCTTTTCGGTTGTACTCCTATCACTTCATTCAGTCAGAACGTAGGTTTGGCAGCGATGTCGGGAGTAGTGAACCGCTTTACTATTGCCATGGGTGCCATCATCATGATTATCGGTGGTATCTTCCCAGCTATCGGTTATGTATTGACTACGATTCCTCAGGCTGTATTGGGCGGCTGTACCATCATGATGTTCGGTAGCATCCTCTTTGCCGGTTTCGGCATGATGGCGCGTACCGGCTTCTCTCAGCGCAACATGGTCATCGTGAGTCTTTCGCTCAGCGTAGGTCTCGGATTCACATCTGCAACAGGTATGTTCAACATCTTCCCAGAGATTGTGCGCACCGTTTTTGCAGATAACTGTGTGGCAGTAGTCTTCCTGCTCGCCGTTATCCTGAACCTCGTGTTGCCGAAGAATCTGGATAAGGCATAA
- a CDS encoding YqiA/YcfP family alpha/beta fold hydrolase produces the protein MNPYIKQFPDLMSGKKIMYVHGFLSSAQSGTVKMLQELMPNATLVAEDIPVHPEEGIEMLQKMAETEKPDLIIGTSMGGMYTELLKGFDRILVNPAFKMGDTMSSMTGKQEFQNPRKDGVNELMVNKGLIKEYRDFTERCFQDITPEEQQRVYGLFGDADPLVHTFDLFHEHYPLAIPFHGEHRLIDKVAFHYLCPVIRWIDDKQNGKERPIVYIDFDALHDSYMKATSSMHKAYEMLIEHYNVYIVAPAPTNDHEYMAKVQIWVEEYLSTPAYNHIIFCNQKNLLYGDYFIDPSPCDGFMGTTIEYGSDEFKTFEEIITFFERLGGQ, from the coding sequence ATGAATCCATATATCAAACAATTCCCCGACCTCATGTCGGGCAAGAAAATCATGTATGTTCACGGTTTCCTCTCTTCTGCACAGAGCGGCACCGTAAAGATGTTGCAGGAACTGATGCCGAATGCCACCCTCGTGGCTGAAGACATCCCGGTACATCCTGAAGAGGGCATAGAGATGCTGCAGAAGATGGCGGAGACTGAGAAGCCCGACCTCATCATCGGTACCTCGATGGGAGGCATGTATACCGAACTGCTGAAAGGATTCGACCGCATCCTCGTAAACCCTGCCTTCAAGATGGGCGATACGATGAGCAGCATGACCGGCAAGCAGGAATTCCAGAACCCGAGAAAGGACGGAGTGAACGAACTGATGGTTAACAAAGGCCTCATCAAGGAATACCGTGACTTTACCGAGCGTTGCTTCCAGGACATTACTCCCGAGGAGCAGCAACGTGTTTACGGTCTCTTCGGCGATGCTGATCCGCTGGTCCATACCTTCGACCTCTTCCACGAGCACTATCCGCTCGCCATCCCATTCCATGGCGAGCACCGACTTATCGACAAGGTAGCATTCCACTATCTCTGTCCGGTTATCCGCTGGATTGACGACAAGCAGAACGGCAAGGAACGCCCTATCGTATACATCGACTTCGATGCCCTGCACGACAGTTACATGAAGGCAACCAGCTCGATGCACAAGGCTTACGAGATGCTGATAGAGCATTACAACGTATATATCGTAGCCCCAGCGCCAACCAACGACCATGAATACATGGCGAAGGTACAGATCTGGGTGGAGGAATATCTCTCTACCCCAGCCTACAACCACATCATCTTCTGCAACCAGAAGAACCTGCTCTACGGCGATTACTTCATCGACCCTAGCCCATGCGATGGTTTCATGGGTACGACGATAGAATACGGCAGCGATGAATTCAAGACCTTCGAAGAAATCATCACCTTCTTCGAAAGACTGGGAGGACAGTGA
- the xpt gene encoding xanthine phosphoribosyltransferase yields the protein MDLLKERIMQEGRCFPGGILKVDSFVNHQMDPILMMDLAKEFVRLFKDIKYNKIITIEASGIAPAIMVGYLTNLPVVFVKKKQPKTMEGMITSVVHSFTKDRDYTVCVSNSYLTPEDHVIFIDDFLANGNASKGVMDLCEKAGAKIEAMGFIIEKAFQHGGDFLRKEGIRYEALATVESLDDCKIVLK from the coding sequence ATGGATTTACTGAAAGAAAGAATTATGCAGGAGGGCAGATGCTTTCCTGGTGGAATCTTAAAAGTAGACAGCTTTGTAAACCATCAGATGGACCCTATTCTGATGATGGACTTAGCTAAGGAATTCGTGCGCCTTTTCAAGGACATCAAGTACAACAAGATTATTACTATTGAGGCTTCGGGCATCGCGCCTGCCATCATGGTAGGTTATCTGACCAATCTTCCTGTTGTGTTCGTCAAGAAAAAGCAGCCTAAGACTATGGAGGGTATGATTACCTCTGTGGTTCACTCTTTTACAAAGGACCGCGATTATACGGTTTGTGTGAGCAACAGTTATCTTACTCCTGAGGACCATGTTATCTTTATCGATGACTTCCTTGCCAATGGTAATGCGTCTAAGGGCGTGATGGACCTTTGCGAGAAGGCTGGTGCCAAGATTGAGGCGATGGGTTTCATCATCGAGAAGGCTTTCCAGCATGGTGGTGACTTCCTGCGCAAGGAGGGAATCCGTTATGAGGCGCTCGCTACCGTAGAGAGCCTGGATGATTGCAAGATTGTCTTGAAGTAA
- a CDS encoding SGNH/GDSL hydrolase family protein, whose product MKRFIMILCFICTYTLQMAAQTWIGTWATAPQTVVKAFMPYNNNMTNRSVRQIVKVSVGGDVIRLKLSNIYSMQPVVIRSIYIAHAKDSFKIDAKSAQYFKFGNSYKATIPAGKQIVSDALKFNLKNLERVAITINYTSAPDVPTVHMGSRTTSYIMKGVTNAHTNFEKAFRENHWYNISGIDVYTMSTNMSAIAIMGNSITDGKCSTDNAQNRWPDVMSEMLQLKHKITNQGVLNLGIGNNRVTVPGGFGALAKERFDRDILMQSGVKKVIIFEGINDIGAAKSGNSETVARQIIESIQGMMRKAKARKMKVYLGTITPFKGAGYYSHFHEAARLYVNDWIRSQAKKADGILDFAKLLQDPNDDRRMKREYASSDWLHPNPAGYKAMGIYAADIVK is encoded by the coding sequence GTGAAAAGATTTATAATGATACTATGCTTCATCTGCACATACACACTACAGATGGCGGCACAAACATGGATTGGAACTTGGGCTACGGCACCGCAGACTGTGGTGAAAGCGTTTATGCCCTATAATAACAACATGACAAACCGTTCGGTTCGCCAGATAGTAAAGGTAAGCGTAGGAGGAGACGTGATAAGACTGAAACTGAGCAATATCTACTCGATGCAACCCGTAGTGATACGCTCCATCTATATCGCCCACGCCAAAGACTCCTTCAAGATTGATGCCAAATCGGCCCAATACTTCAAGTTCGGCAACAGCTACAAAGCTACCATCCCTGCCGGCAAACAGATAGTGAGCGATGCCCTGAAGTTCAATCTCAAGAACCTGGAGCGCGTAGCCATCACCATCAACTACACCTCGGCTCCCGATGTGCCTACTGTTCACATGGGCTCACGTACCACCTCTTATATCATGAAGGGAGTAACCAATGCCCACACCAACTTCGAAAAGGCTTTCCGCGAGAACCACTGGTACAACATCAGCGGCATCGATGTGTATACGATGAGCACCAACATGAGTGCCATCGCCATCATGGGCAACTCTATCACAGACGGCAAATGTTCTACGGATAATGCCCAGAACCGGTGGCCCGATGTTATGTCGGAGATGCTGCAGCTGAAGCATAAGATAACCAACCAGGGTGTACTGAACCTGGGCATCGGCAACAACCGCGTAACCGTGCCGGGCGGTTTCGGGGCACTCGCCAAGGAACGCTTCGACCGAGACATTCTGATGCAGAGCGGCGTAAAGAAGGTAATTATCTTTGAAGGCATCAACGACATTGGTGCTGCCAAGAGCGGCAACAGCGAAACGGTAGCCCGCCAGATTATAGAGAGCATACAGGGAATGATGAGGAAGGCGAAGGCACGGAAGATGAAAGTTTATCTGGGCACCATCACGCCTTTCAAGGGTGCCGGCTACTACAGCCACTTCCACGAAGCAGCCCGACTCTACGTAAACGATTGGATTCGAAGTCAGGCAAAGAAAGCAGATGGCATTCTAGACTTCGCCAAGCTGCTTCAAGACCCGAATGATGACAGAAGGATGAAGCGGGAATATGCCAGCAGCGACTGGCTCCATCCGAACCCTGCAGGCTACAAGGCGATGGGAATCTATGCCGCAGATATCGTCAAGTAA
- a CDS encoding Rpn family recombination-promoting nuclease/putative transposase — MEELKDKYIRFDWAIKRLLRQKANFGVLEGFLTVFIGEPIKIIDILESEGNQQEADDKFNRVDIKAKNSKGDIIIVEIQNTSELYYLERVLYGVAKAITEHINLGNTYKEVKKVYSISILYFDLGKGSDYIYVGQNNFIGLHTQDQLIISTKEKDTIVRKSPTEIFPTYMLVRVNEFNKVAKSPLEEWVDYLKNGVINPDTKAPGLQEAREKLKYYSMSNAERHAYDEHVNAIMIQNDVLGNARLEGHAEGRAEGRAEGRAEGKTEEKNAIALKMRQAGLPIEQIMQFTGLSEENIKSL, encoded by the coding sequence ATGGAAGAGCTAAAAGATAAATACATTCGATTCGATTGGGCAATCAAACGATTGCTTCGTCAGAAGGCTAACTTTGGAGTACTTGAGGGATTCCTTACAGTGTTTATCGGTGAGCCTATCAAGATTATCGACATATTGGAAAGCGAGGGTAATCAACAGGAAGCCGACGACAAGTTTAACAGAGTTGACATCAAGGCGAAAAATAGCAAAGGGGACATCATCATCGTGGAGATACAGAACACAAGTGAGCTGTATTATCTGGAGCGCGTGCTCTATGGGGTGGCAAAGGCTATTACCGAGCATATCAATCTCGGCAACACCTACAAAGAAGTAAAAAAGGTATATTCCATTAGTATACTTTATTTTGACCTTGGCAAAGGATCGGACTATATCTATGTAGGACAAAACAATTTTATCGGCCTGCATACGCAAGACCAACTCATCATCAGTACCAAAGAGAAAGATACAATCGTGAGAAAGTCGCCTACCGAAATATTCCCAACCTATATGCTGGTGCGCGTCAATGAATTCAACAAGGTTGCCAAGTCTCCATTGGAGGAATGGGTTGATTACCTCAAAAACGGAGTCATCAATCCTGACACGAAAGCACCAGGATTGCAAGAAGCTCGCGAGAAGCTGAAATACTACTCTATGTCGAATGCCGAACGACACGCCTACGATGAACATGTCAATGCCATCATGATTCAAAATGACGTTCTTGGAAACGCTAGATTAGAAGGGCATGCAGAAGGTAGAGCGGAAGGTAGAGCAGAAGGCAGAGCGGAAGGTAAAACTGAAGAAAAAAATGCCATCGCCCTAAAAATGCGTCAAGCTGGTCTGCCTATAGAGCAAATCATGCAATTCACAGGGCTATCGGAAGAAAATATCAAATCATTATAA
- a CDS encoding DUF4160 domain-containing protein codes for MPKYYDFMICGYYLYFTSHCIVEAMHVHASDKRLTESGSAKLFVMGNGDTIVKEQGVLTNKELRIIREFVKDNYQEMFLKWSEMSNNGFYRGE; via the coding sequence ATGCCTAAATATTACGATTTTATGATATGTGGGTATTACCTCTATTTTACTTCCCATTGTATCGTAGAAGCTATGCATGTACATGCTAGTGACAAACGTTTAACAGAATCTGGCTCTGCCAAGCTTTTTGTAATGGGAAATGGCGATACCATCGTAAAAGAGCAGGGCGTTTTGACCAATAAAGAATTGAGAATCATTCGTGAGTTCGTAAAAGACAATTATCAGGAAATGTTCTTGAAATGGTCGGAAATGAGCAATAATGGCTTTTATCGTGGAGAATAA
- a CDS encoding DUF7723 family protein, with amino-acid sequence MKEEEIKAVAEKAMMIVCGYAFSQTEEGFIRVVYLHPPYHALVMTSEGEVTETNMDDIEISIVQKYWKRNKKLMEQAYA; translated from the coding sequence ATGAAGGAAGAAGAAATTAAAGCCGTAGCAGAAAAAGCCATGATGATAGTTTGCGGATATGCATTTTCGCAAACCGAAGAAGGTTTTATACGTGTAGTGTATCTACATCCGCCATATCATGCTCTTGTAATGACAAGCGAGGGTGAAGTAACAGAAACCAATATGGATGATATAGAAATCAGCATCGTTCAAAAGTATTGGAAACGAAACAAAAAATTAATGGAGCAAGCTTATGCCTAA
- a CDS encoding DUF7724 family protein produces MDNVNLSSEALLSNQGDMTSFRYGNSNIRFRTPKCLKRYTEVKEWDNGYIVVMADYEGMGETEEYIDLLPILKNLYINPETFLKPIKTVKIDYHEGRRN; encoded by the coding sequence ATGGACAACGTGAATCTTTCATCAGAAGCATTACTCTCCAATCAGGGAGATATGACTTCATTTAGATATGGCAATAGTAATATCCGATTTCGTACTCCAAAATGCCTCAAACGATACACAGAGGTTAAGGAATGGGATAATGGATATATTGTTGTCATGGCCGACTACGAAGGTATGGGAGAAACCGAAGAGTACATTGATCTTTTGCCCATATTGAAGAATCTGTATATCAATCCTGAGACTTTTCTCAAACCAATCAAGACAGTAAAAATAGATTATCATGAAGGAAGAAGAAATTAA